From one Aeropyrum camini SY1 = JCM 12091 genomic stretch:
- a CDS encoding amidohydrolase has product MARSVIVSASAVYSHEGDYMGDYVLVENGRVETVSRGEPQVSVGKKMSLEGVLLPPLVDAHLHMRSLGASFRIVNLKGAASPEEVAKRLAAAGSPIAVGRGWNEEEFQPGSSLDRRVLDSYLGDKPALAVRICGHVAVANSAFIRETGIDKLYPNLVDKERGLLLEDAVSYAVSVAMKTFNNEELLRDAAAALASVGVFGVSSMACSEDEVLALSRVGDTLEVRVACYLRRGVNPPARREGVKWGVVGVKLFADGSLGGRTAYLRNPYISGERDGWRGLKLLSSGDIEEAAVSNSSLGLATAVHAIGDAALDEVLEGFSRAVSRGVEPGMLRVEHASLAWPSQIERLASLRVWTVVQPMFRVSDWWLESRVGADMLHAAYPFASMLKAGVKLAISTDAPVETYDPAETFKAAIGLCSSRLCRESESLTPRETLKLYTLNSVLASGGPVLSLARLQRGVPALFAVANVDILNSGRRELENLRFKGLNLER; this is encoded by the coding sequence ATGGCCCGGTCTGTTATAGTCTCGGCAAGCGCGGTCTACTCTCATGAAGGTGATTACATGGGGGACTATGTTCTCGTGGAAAACGGGCGTGTGGAGACTGTTAGCAGGGGTGAACCCCAGGTTTCTGTGGGGAAGAAAATGTCTCTCGAGGGGGTCCTCCTACCTCCGCTGGTCGATGCCCACCTGCACATGCGCTCCTTAGGGGCTAGCTTCAGGATAGTCAACCTAAAGGGAGCCGCTTCCCCGGAGGAGGTTGCCAAGAGGCTAGCAGCGGCCGGTTCGCCCATAGCGGTGGGCAGAGGGTGGAACGAGGAGGAGTTCCAGCCGGGGTCTAGCCTTGATAGGAGGGTTTTGGATTCTTATCTAGGTGATAAGCCTGCCCTCGCTGTTAGGATTTGTGGGCATGTAGCCGTCGCAAACTCCGCCTTCATCAGGGAGACGGGGATCGACAAGCTCTACCCCAATCTTGTCGATAAAGAGAGGGGCCTTCTCCTCGAGGACGCCGTCTCATACGCAGTATCCGTAGCCATGAAGACGTTCAATAACGAGGAGCTCCTTAGGGACGCGGCCGCAGCGCTAGCCTCGGTAGGGGTGTTTGGGGTCTCTTCAATGGCGTGCAGCGAGGATGAGGTCCTCGCCCTATCTAGGGTTGGCGATACACTGGAGGTTAGGGTGGCGTGCTATCTGAGGCGCGGTGTAAATCCGCCGGCTAGAAGGGAGGGTGTGAAATGGGGTGTTGTGGGGGTGAAGCTTTTCGCCGACGGGAGCCTTGGGGGGCGAACCGCCTACCTGAGAAACCCCTACATCTCGGGAGAGCGTGATGGGTGGCGAGGCTTGAAACTACTCTCCAGCGGTGATATAGAGGAGGCTGCAGTATCCAACAGCTCACTGGGTCTTGCAACAGCGGTTCACGCTATAGGCGATGCCGCGCTGGACGAGGTCCTGGAGGGTTTCAGCAGGGCTGTTTCCAGGGGTGTAGAGCCGGGGATGCTTAGGGTAGAGCACGCTAGCCTAGCCTGGCCCAGCCAGATAGAGAGGCTAGCCAGCCTTCGCGTGTGGACTGTTGTGCAGCCTATGTTCAGGGTTAGCGACTGGTGGCTGGAGAGCAGGGTGGGGGCTGACATGCTTCATGCAGCCTATCCCTTCGCCTCAATGCTCAAAGCCGGCGTAAAGCTCGCGATATCGACCGACGCTCCAGTAGAGACTTACGACCCCGCTGAGACTTTCAAGGCCGCGATAGGCTTATGCAGCTCGAGGCTCTGCAGGGAAAGCGAGTCCCTCACGCCCAGGGAGACCCTCAAGCTCTACACCCTAAACTCCGTCCTAGCCTCGGGAGGCCCCGTATTAAGCCTTGCCAGGCTCCAGCGGGGGGTGCCGGCGCTTTTCGCTGTGGCTAACGTTGACATCCTCAACTCTGGTCGCAGAGAGCTGGAGAACTTGAGGTTTAAAGGACTTAACCTCGAGAGATAG
- a CDS encoding ABC transporter ATP-binding protein, giving the protein MLRAAIRGAGYTQGKVVLRNVEVSVEKGEVIMIAGPSGSGKTTFFLASTGVLTNLLQGWVEGSVSLGGVNPLSPSGFNEVPRLVGVVLQDPEKQVAMPTPYDEVAFTLENLGFGDIEERTMKMLREVGLSGKEFHSIEDLSGGEKRRVTIAAAIAHDPDYLLLDEPTASLDPWAIASVRGFVAEMKNRGKHVVVIEHKARYFLDLVDRVIVIRDGSMAYESPGTGADVKLLEKLGVDAGEPSVAEGRSVCEEPIASARRLVAGYRGGYTVEVPEFEACRGEVVAIVGPNGSGKTTLLKTLAGLLKPIEGRVSVKGRSFYVPQVPDYVFVAPTLEREVAEARVRGGGDPERLLSRFSWYRALKNSSPYSLSHGQRRIVGLAVALAYRPKLALLDEPTTGLDKSAYESVRSAMLELSTDSAVVVATHDVRLVADTADRVYMVREGIVSEVDKRRAVEAMEEAWRHWG; this is encoded by the coding sequence TTGCTCAGAGCCGCGATAAGGGGTGCGGGGTACACTCAGGGCAAGGTTGTGTTGAGAAACGTTGAAGTTAGTGTTGAGAAGGGAGAGGTTATCATGATAGCCGGGCCCTCAGGCTCGGGAAAGACCACATTCTTCCTAGCATCCACCGGGGTCTTGACAAACCTGTTGCAGGGCTGGGTCGAGGGCAGCGTATCGCTAGGTGGGGTTAACCCGCTGTCGCCCAGCGGATTCAACGAGGTCCCCAGGCTTGTCGGCGTTGTGCTGCAAGATCCAGAAAAACAGGTGGCTATGCCCACTCCATATGACGAGGTCGCCTTCACACTAGAGAACCTCGGCTTCGGGGATATTGAAGAGAGGACTATGAAGATGCTTAGGGAGGTAGGCTTGTCTGGCAAGGAGTTCCACAGCATAGAGGACCTCTCTGGCGGTGAGAAGCGGAGGGTGACAATAGCAGCGGCTATAGCTCACGACCCAGACTACCTGTTGCTCGACGAGCCTACAGCGAGCCTCGACCCATGGGCGATAGCCAGCGTCAGAGGGTTCGTCGCGGAGATGAAGAATAGGGGTAAGCACGTTGTGGTTATAGAGCATAAGGCACGCTACTTCCTGGACCTGGTCGACCGCGTTATAGTAATTAGGGACGGATCCATGGCCTACGAGTCTCCTGGCACAGGGGCGGACGTAAAACTTCTGGAGAAGCTTGGCGTGGACGCGGGAGAACCTAGTGTTGCTGAGGGTAGGAGTGTCTGCGAGGAGCCTATAGCCTCCGCACGTAGACTTGTAGCGGGCTATAGAGGGGGCTACACAGTCGAGGTACCGGAGTTCGAGGCTTGTAGGGGGGAGGTTGTTGCTATAGTTGGCCCCAACGGCTCAGGCAAGACTACTCTACTTAAAACGTTGGCTGGCCTGCTAAAGCCTATTGAGGGCAGGGTTAGCGTTAAAGGCAGGAGCTTCTACGTGCCTCAGGTTCCGGACTACGTTTTCGTAGCACCAACGCTGGAGCGGGAGGTGGCTGAGGCTAGGGTCAGGGGCGGCGGCGATCCTGAAAGACTGCTCTCCAGATTCTCCTGGTATAGAGCTTTGAAGAACTCTTCACCCTACAGCCTTAGCCACGGGCAGAGGAGGATTGTGGGTCTAGCGGTGGCCCTGGCGTATAGGCCAAAACTAGCTCTTCTAGACGAGCCGACTACAGGGCTCGACAAGAGTGCCTACGAGAGTGTGCGATCCGCCATGCTAGAGCTGTCTACTGACTCTGCCGTTGTGGTGGCCACCCACGACGTTAGGCTTGTGGCCGACACGGCCGATAGGGTGTATATGGTTAGGGAAGGAATAGTCTCGGAGGTCGATAAGCGCAGGGCTGTTGAGGCTATGGAGGAGGCCTGGAGGCACTGGGGTTGA
- a CDS encoding carbon starvation protein A, whose translation MPILILVAIILAIYAVAYLFYGRNILQEKVVRASPERETPAIAKFDGVDYVPAHRFVLFGHHFASIAMAGPIVGPAIAMAYGWLLPLVWVLFGNVFMGAVHDYLSLMASVRYGGISIVSVGENLMGRRARYLFLIYVLFTLILVYAAFASIAASLFARDPRVATLSILFMPLALLLGIMMYRMGLGMGPSTAITIVLVVAAFIYSYNHGVVIGTFDPSLPPGEGGWVAYHRWVIILGLYALLAASLPVWYLLQPRDYLNAYILWAGLGLAAIAAILLGTQSLKGPAYTSFQPNIIAGQPTPFWPAIPLIIACGSLSGFHSLVASGTTSKQLASELDALFVGYGAMLLEGALSGLAVIIPISFAWNAPELIQKGVIENNMLELAAVPRYAVGYGYTLAKTFEMFGVGFDTGYSFFTLFASLMLSMYVLTTLDTGTRLARFAWQELFDWLANVDKNLYSIITNKWVASLVVVIIGSAMAYPVLEIGTGYRAAYNVVWPAFAGANQMLAAIALLTSALWVYGVLNVRGGTGLLILLPSLFLWVTVTAGLAWWLLVVLPVLPVIQQVGAGSMILFTLLLSLLLFALFVINFNRLSGQAAATQQQA comes from the coding sequence ATGCCTATACTAATCCTGGTAGCTATTATACTGGCGATATATGCTGTGGCCTACCTTTTCTACGGTAGGAATATACTCCAGGAGAAGGTCGTTAGGGCGTCCCCAGAGAGGGAAACACCAGCTATAGCGAAGTTCGACGGGGTAGACTACGTACCCGCCCACAGGTTCGTCCTCTTCGGCCACCATTTCGCCAGCATAGCTATGGCCGGACCTATAGTCGGCCCGGCCATAGCTATGGCCTACGGCTGGCTTCTCCCCCTAGTCTGGGTTCTCTTCGGCAACGTCTTCATGGGGGCCGTCCACGACTACCTATCCCTAATGGCGAGCGTGAGGTACGGGGGCATCTCTATAGTTAGCGTTGGCGAGAATCTGATGGGGAGAAGGGCTAGGTACCTCTTCTTGATATACGTGTTGTTCACGCTGATACTAGTCTACGCTGCCTTCGCAAGCATAGCAGCATCGCTCTTCGCTAGAGACCCGAGGGTTGCAACGCTATCTATACTCTTCATGCCCTTAGCCCTACTGCTAGGCATCATGATGTATAGGATGGGCCTTGGTATGGGGCCGTCAACAGCTATAACAATTGTTCTAGTCGTCGCCGCGTTCATATATTCCTACAACCACGGCGTGGTGATCGGCACCTTCGACCCGAGCCTCCCACCCGGAGAAGGAGGCTGGGTAGCCTATCACAGGTGGGTCATAATACTGGGGCTCTACGCGCTCCTCGCGGCTAGCCTGCCAGTATGGTATCTACTGCAGCCTAGGGACTATCTAAACGCCTACATACTCTGGGCTGGCCTAGGTCTGGCTGCGATAGCAGCCATACTACTCGGAACACAGAGCCTCAAAGGGCCGGCGTACACATCCTTCCAGCCCAACATAATAGCTGGCCAGCCAACACCGTTCTGGCCGGCCATACCGCTCATAATAGCCTGCGGCTCCCTAAGCGGGTTCCACAGCCTAGTTGCCTCGGGCACGACGAGCAAGCAGCTAGCAAGCGAGCTTGACGCCCTCTTCGTAGGCTACGGTGCAATGCTCCTCGAGGGAGCCCTCTCCGGCCTGGCCGTTATAATACCGATATCCTTCGCGTGGAACGCCCCAGAGCTTATACAGAAGGGCGTTATAGAGAACAACATGCTGGAGCTCGCTGCTGTACCGAGATACGCGGTGGGCTACGGCTACACGCTTGCGAAGACGTTCGAGATGTTCGGAGTGGGCTTCGACACGGGATACAGCTTCTTCACCCTGTTCGCAAGCCTCATGCTCTCCATGTACGTCCTCACCACCCTCGACACGGGTACAAGGCTTGCCAGGTTCGCCTGGCAGGAGCTATTCGACTGGCTTGCTAACGTTGATAAGAACCTATACTCCATAATCACCAACAAGTGGGTGGCTAGCCTAGTAGTGGTGATAATAGGCAGCGCTATGGCGTACCCGGTTCTCGAGATAGGCACTGGATACAGGGCAGCATATAACGTAGTCTGGCCTGCCTTCGCCGGAGCAAACCAGATGCTCGCCGCCATAGCCCTACTGACAAGTGCCCTCTGGGTCTACGGCGTGCTAAACGTGAGGGGCGGGACAGGACTGCTGATACTACTGCCTTCCCTATTCCTCTGGGTAACAGTGACTGCGGGACTGGCGTGGTGGCTCCTTGTGGTACTGCCAGTACTGCCTGTTATACAGCAGGTGGGCGCAGGCTCCATGATACTATTCACCCTACTGCTCAGCCTGCTGCTGTTCGCCCTGTTCGTGATCAACTTTAACAGGCTCAGCGGCCAGGCTGCTGCGACGCAGCAGCAGGCATAA
- a CDS encoding acyl-CoA dehydrogenase family protein: MVFPFASSEDFRIELTEEHELFRKSIREFVESKVLPRWREIKETNRIPEEILKEAAELGIFGVGIPEEYGGQGGGHLMTALLTEEIARAVPALGVTIGVNHLFAVPILLFGTEDQKRKYVTPIAQGKARGAHANTEPTGGSDVAGIRSTARKVNDHYVINGRKVFISGAKDADYLVVSARTSPPREDKRWWGISVFIVEKDMPGLKIGQQFKVLGMRGEQPYEVILEDVKVPAENLVGNENEGFKVIVSTYDYTRIGIAAQAVGIAQATFEKALNYALQREVFGQPLIQFQMIIDKLANMYMKLEAARLLTYWAATLADKGKREFIVAASLAKAFATEAAEWIARQAIQIHGGYGVDPETGVERYLRDAIITTIYEGTNEIQRLTIVRQLVRQAFGLKF; this comes from the coding sequence ATGGTATTTCCCTTCGCCTCCTCGGAGGATTTTAGGATAGAGCTTACGGAGGAGCACGAGCTGTTTAGGAAGTCTATAAGGGAGTTCGTAGAGTCTAAGGTTTTGCCTCGCTGGAGGGAGATTAAGGAGACTAATAGAATACCAGAGGAGATACTAAAAGAGGCTGCAGAGCTCGGAATCTTCGGCGTAGGTATACCTGAGGAGTATGGCGGCCAGGGTGGAGGCCATCTTATGACTGCTCTTTTGACGGAGGAGATAGCGAGAGCTGTTCCCGCGCTAGGCGTGACTATAGGGGTTAACCACCTCTTCGCTGTCCCTATACTCCTCTTCGGGACGGAGGATCAGAAGAGGAAGTATGTGACCCCTATAGCACAAGGGAAGGCGAGGGGCGCGCACGCCAACACAGAGCCCACTGGGGGGAGCGACGTAGCGGGGATAAGGTCGACTGCCCGCAAGGTTAACGACCATTACGTGATAAACGGTAGAAAGGTCTTCATAAGCGGTGCCAAGGATGCCGACTACCTCGTAGTATCCGCCAGGACCAGCCCGCCGAGGGAGGATAAGAGGTGGTGGGGGATAAGCGTGTTTATAGTTGAGAAGGATATGCCCGGTCTTAAAATAGGGCAGCAGTTTAAGGTTCTTGGCATGAGGGGCGAGCAGCCTTACGAGGTTATACTAGAGGATGTTAAAGTCCCCGCCGAGAACTTGGTTGGAAATGAGAACGAAGGTTTCAAGGTAATAGTGTCGACATACGACTACACAAGGATAGGTATAGCGGCCCAGGCTGTGGGCATAGCGCAGGCCACGTTCGAGAAAGCCCTAAACTACGCGCTCCAAAGGGAGGTGTTTGGGCAGCCTCTGATACAGTTCCAGATGATAATAGACAAGCTTGCTAACATGTATATGAAGCTAGAGGCGGCACGCCTCCTCACTTACTGGGCGGCCACGCTGGCTGATAAAGGCAAAAGAGAGTTTATAGTAGCAGCCAGCCTCGCGAAGGCCTTCGCAACAGAGGCCGCTGAGTGGATAGCGAGGCAGGCCATACAGATCCACGGGGGCTATGGAGTAGACCCTGAGACCGGTGTTGAAAGGTACCTAAGAGACGCCATAATAACGACGATTTACGAGGGTACAAACGAGATACAGAGGCTGACAATAGTCAGACAGCTCGTCAGGCAGGCCTTCGGCCTTAAATTCTAG
- a CDS encoding ArsA family ATPase, which yields MGGVGLGGLVEKAIPAITGSEGPHVVFVTGKGGVGKTTVSILLATLLSRLGETLVISLDQAKHLQEYLGLEEVNRVYNVRGSLYAMQFDTGGDIDKLSSEYMTLMKRIMPGLKVLNLESTVEIVKNAPGLEEEVYLRKVLELYSDTRFRYVVVDTPPTGLTLRILGLPRLYTFWIESLIGIRERIVSLRYVIARSIGREPEVDDPVLDRLRELKERYSRLSRDLGNRERTSFAIVATPEPLPVYEARKTVEFLESMGAKPSIIVVNRILPADIASRLGVQEIQSKALNEIRSGVCRKPCVLVEIPMVETVPSSLEAVVNLVERSKGAVLE from the coding sequence GTGGGCGGTGTTGGTTTAGGAGGGCTGGTGGAGAAGGCCATACCCGCTATCACTGGCAGCGAGGGTCCGCATGTGGTTTTTGTAACTGGCAAAGGGGGTGTGGGGAAAACTACGGTCAGCATACTGTTGGCAACCCTCTTATCGAGGCTAGGCGAGACACTAGTCATCAGCCTAGACCAGGCTAAGCATCTTCAGGAGTATCTAGGGCTGGAGGAGGTTAACAGGGTTTACAACGTTAGAGGGAGCCTATACGCCATGCAGTTCGACACAGGCGGGGATATCGACAAACTCAGCTCCGAGTACATGACGCTGATGAAGCGTATCATGCCGGGCCTGAAGGTTCTAAACCTAGAAAGCACTGTGGAGATAGTCAAGAACGCGCCAGGCCTAGAAGAGGAGGTGTATCTCAGGAAAGTACTGGAGCTCTACAGCGACACGAGGTTTAGGTATGTGGTTGTAGACACGCCTCCAACCGGGCTGACGCTCAGGATACTTGGTCTACCCAGGCTCTACACATTCTGGATCGAGAGCCTGATAGGGATCAGGGAGAGGATAGTCAGTTTAAGGTATGTCATAGCGAGGAGCATAGGGCGGGAGCCGGAGGTGGACGATCCTGTGCTCGACAGGCTGAGAGAGTTGAAAGAGAGGTATTCAAGGCTATCGAGGGATCTGGGTAACAGGGAGAGGACCTCGTTCGCCATAGTCGCGACTCCAGAGCCGCTCCCCGTCTACGAGGCCCGCAAGACGGTGGAGTTCCTCGAGAGCATGGGTGCTAAGCCGTCCATAATAGTCGTCAACAGGATACTCCCCGCTGACATAGCCTCGCGCCTAGGCGTCCAAGAGATCCAGTCTAAAGCTTTAAACGAGATTAGGTCTGGAGTGTGTAGGAAGCCCTGCGTGCTTGTAGAAATACCCATGGTGGAGACTGTGCCAAGCTCCCTCGAGGCTGTGGTAAACCTGGTGGAGAGGTCGAAGGGCGCCGTGCTCGAATAA
- a CDS encoding MBL fold metallo-hydrolase: MKIIDTTPDPFSGKMGSYILVSPDGEAAMIDSGPKTSWSRVGEEIRSMGVRLKYVILTHIHLDHASAAGSIVRSLETVEAVFVHPRGARHMADPERLWQASKQFLGDYADFFGKPEPVPENKIVVPGDGEVLELFEGVRLHVIYTPGHASHHMSFYLPEGNIMFTGDSAGVSLQDDDGTLIEFPTTPPPFKPVEYVNSLEAMARFRPERLAFAHYGVRGEGMEYLRWHREDIIRWIREAVEYVSRGGGDAEELMRLLADKLENAGKAYRAKNPIISEFMYRGTILGLLDTAIRGEWKRLHF; encoded by the coding sequence GTGAAAATTATAGACACAACGCCCGACCCGTTCTCGGGGAAGATGGGCAGCTACATACTAGTATCGCCGGATGGCGAAGCCGCTATGATTGACAGCGGGCCAAAGACCTCCTGGAGTCGAGTCGGCGAGGAGATACGATCTATGGGGGTCAGGCTGAAATATGTTATACTCACCCATATACACCTCGACCACGCTAGCGCAGCTGGCAGCATAGTGCGTAGCCTGGAAACCGTGGAAGCCGTCTTCGTCCACCCCAGAGGCGCCCGCCACATGGCTGATCCCGAGAGGCTCTGGCAGGCGTCAAAACAGTTTCTCGGAGACTATGCAGACTTCTTCGGCAAGCCAGAGCCTGTGCCGGAGAATAAAATCGTAGTGCCTGGTGACGGGGAGGTCCTCGAACTCTTCGAGGGGGTTAGGCTGCACGTTATCTACACGCCGGGCCATGCATCGCACCATATGAGCTTCTACCTGCCCGAGGGGAATATCATGTTCACGGGAGACTCGGCTGGCGTCTCCCTGCAGGACGATGACGGAACGTTGATAGAGTTCCCCACAACACCTCCCCCCTTCAAGCCGGTGGAGTATGTAAATAGTCTGGAGGCGATGGCGAGGTTCAGGCCGGAGAGGCTGGCGTTCGCCCACTATGGCGTAAGAGGAGAGGGCATGGAATACTTGAGGTGGCATAGGGAGGATATTATAAGGTGGATCAGGGAAGCTGTCGAGTATGTTTCGAGAGGCGGGGGTGACGCGGAGGAGCTCATGAGGCTTCTCGCAGACAAGCTTGAAAACGCTGGTAAAGCCTACAGGGCCAAGAACCCCATAATCTCGGAGTTCATGTACAGGGGGACTATACTGGGCTTGCTGGACACCGCCATTAGGGGGGAGTGGAAGAGGCTCCACTTCTAG
- a CDS encoding energy-coupling factor transporter transmembrane component T, producing the protein MARLKPRPWALFIYGVLVTVIAIVGSGRELLATFLITGVPGFLLGLARYRFLVLLIPLTVIGTFLNALAIYYTGLAREPGEVVAKIWVVEIPQFAVETTAVIALRVFSFAGAGLLLVSLVSPRDALRSLTEELGLPKGLAFSLAFALRLFPLIRRDLSEVMAVRRLRGYRTIPISPGDYMSIIAPLLNVSLERAVWVGISAELRGFRLRRVKRRLVLGLPEAVLAVLLAVQAAALFVL; encoded by the coding sequence GTGGCCAGGCTTAAACCTAGGCCATGGGCTCTCTTCATCTATGGCGTTCTAGTGACCGTTATAGCTATAGTGGGGAGTGGGAGGGAGCTGCTGGCTACATTCCTAATCACAGGCGTGCCGGGCTTTTTGCTAGGCCTCGCTCGATATAGGTTTCTAGTGCTCCTAATACCGCTAACAGTCATTGGCACCTTCCTCAACGCCCTAGCAATATACTATACAGGGCTCGCCAGGGAGCCGGGAGAGGTGGTGGCTAAGATCTGGGTAGTCGAGATACCCCAGTTCGCGGTGGAGACGACGGCTGTTATAGCGTTGAGAGTCTTCAGCTTTGCCGGCGCCGGGCTCCTCCTCGTCTCACTGGTAAGCCCTAGAGATGCCTTGAGGAGCCTTACCGAGGAGCTAGGGCTACCTAAGGGGTTGGCCTTCAGCCTTGCCTTCGCCCTCAGACTCTTCCCTCTGATAAGGAGGGATCTGAGCGAGGTCATGGCAGTTAGGAGGCTGCGGGGCTACAGGACCATACCCATCTCGCCAGGCGACTACATGTCGATAATAGCTCCTCTCTTAAACGTCTCCCTGGAGAGGGCCGTCTGGGTGGGGATATCCGCGGAGTTAAGGGGGTTTAGGCTGAGACGTGTGAAGAGGAGGCTGGTTTTAGGCCTGCCAGAGGCAGTTTTAGCAGTTCTGCTCGCCGTGCAGGCTGCGGCGCTCTTTGTGCTGTGA